A window from Melopsittacus undulatus isolate bMelUnd1 chromosome Z, bMelUnd1.mat.Z, whole genome shotgun sequence encodes these proteins:
- the KLHL36 gene encoding kelch-like protein 36 → MEGTRQTRICRPHKISESSKVYRWDDHSSLVLQSLNEQRHRGLFCDIVLVVDEQRVPAHRNLLAVCSDYFNSMFTIGMREAYQKEVELFGASYIGLKAVVDFLYGSELSLDGGNIDYVLETAHLLQIWKVVDFCCEYLENEVSEENYLYLQELASIYNLKRLDSYIDSFILNNFGTLSFTPDFLQNISLQKLCQYLNSSNVQQECEHDLLQAALQWLTQYPERENEAYQVLDNIHFPLIPKSDLLHRVKPAVCSLLPKEANCEGFIEEAVHYHNNVTAQPVLQNKRTALRTCEERLLFVGGEVSERCLELSDDTCFLDTKKGQWVAETPLPARRSHHCVAVLGGFIFIAGGSFSRDNGGDAASNLLYRYDPRCNQWIKVASMRQRRVDFYLGAVTDMLVAVGGRNENGALSSVETYSPQKDSWSYIAGLPRFTYGHAGTVFKEFVYISGGHDYQIGPYRKNLLCYDYRTDVWEEKRPMIVARGWHSMCTLQDHIYSIGGSDDNIETMARFDILSVESYSPQCNQWTRVAPLLQANSESGVAVWEGKIYILGGYSWEETVFSKTVQVYDKEKNKWYKGTDLPKAIAGVSACVCALKPKTEEKKKKTKTRKHQDRER, encoded by the exons ATGGAGGGAACCAGGCAAACCAGGATCTGTCGTCCACACAAGATAAGCGAGTCTTCAAAG GTATACAGGTGGGATGACCACTCCAGTCTGGTTCTTCAGAGCCTGAATGAGCAGAGGCACCGAGGCCTCTTCTGTGACATTGTCCTTGTGGTGGATGAACAGAGAGTCCCTGCTCATCGGAACCTCCTCGCAGTTTGCAGCGACTACTTCAACTCTATGTTCACCATTGGTATGAGAGAAGCCTACCAAAAAGAGGTAGAACTTTTTGGAGCCTCTTACATTGGACTTAAGGCTGTGGTAGATTTCCTTTATGGCAGTGAGCTGTCTTTAGATGGAGGCAATATCGACTATGTGCTTGAAACAGCTCACCTGCTGCAGATCTGGAAGGTGGTTGACTTCTGCTGTGAGTACCTGGAGAATGAAGTCAGTGAGGAGAACTATTTGTACCTGCAAGAGCTGGCCTCTATTTACAACCTGAAGCGCCTTGACTCCTACATTGACTCTTTCATCCTGAACAACTTTGGCACATTGTCTTTCACTCCGGACTTCCTGCAAAACATTTCCTTGCAGAAGTTGTGCCAATACCTGAACAGCAGCAATGTGCAGCAGGAGTGTGAGCACGACTTGCTGCAGGCTGCCTTGCAGTGGCTTACCCAGTACCCGGAAAGGGAGAATGAGGCTTACCAGGTTCTGGAtaacattcattttcctttgataCCTAAAAGTGATCTCCTCCACCGAGTCAAGCCTGCTGtttgctctcttcttcccaAAGAAGCAAACTGTGAGGGGTTCATAGAAGAGGCAGTGCACTATCACAACAACGTCACAGCTCAGCCAGTGCTGCAGAACAAGCGGACAGCCCTGAGGACCTGCGAGGAGAGGCTCCTCTTTGTAGGTGGGGAGGTTTCAGAGCGCTGCCTGGAACTGAGTGATGATACCTGCTTCCTGGACACCAAAAAGGGGCAGTGGGTAGCAGAGACCCCTCTCCCAGCCAGACGAAGTCACCACTGTGTCGCAGTCTTGGGAGGCTTCATCTTCATAGCTGGAGGCAGCTTTTCAAGAGACAATGGAGGGGATGCAGCTTCAAATCTGCTATATAGGTATGATCCCCGCTGTAACCAGTGGATAAAG GTTGCCTCCATGAGACAGCGCCGTGTAGATTTCTACCTTGGAGCTGTTACTGACATGCTGGTAGCTGTTGGTGGCAGGAACGAAAATGGAGCTCTTTCTTCAGTTGAGACTTACAGTCCTCAGAAGGATTCATGGTCCTACATAGCAGGCTTGCCCAG GTTTACCTACGGCCATGCTGGAACAGTCTTCAAGGAATTTGTCTACATTTCAGGAGGCCATGATTACCAAATTGGCCCCTACAGAAAAAACCTGCTGTGTTATGACTACCGCACGGATGTCTGGGAGGAGAAGAGGCCAATGATTGTTGCCCGAGGGTGGCACAGCATGTGCACCTTACAGGACCACATCTACTCCATCGGTGGCAGCGATGACAACATAGAAACCATGGCTCGCTTTGACATTCTGAGTGTGGAGTCCTACAGCCCTCAGTGTAACCAGTGGACCAGAGTTGCTCCTCTCCTGCAAGCAAACAGTGAGTCAGGGGTGGCAGTTTGGGAAGGAAAGATTTACATCCTCGGAGGCTACAGCTGGGAAGAAACGGTCTTCTCCAAAACGGTCCAGGTTTAtgataaggagaaaaataagtgGTACAAAGGAACTGACTTACCCAAAGCAATTGCTGGTGTGTCTGCATGTGTCTGTGCGTTGAAACcgaaaacagaggaaaagaagaaaaagacaaaaacaagaaaacatcaaGATCGAGAAAGATGA